The nucleotide sequence TGCTGCCAATCAAGCCGTACAAGGACCTCACCGAGGTGGTGGCGTACATCAACGCGCGTCCGCGTCCGTTGGCGCTGTACTACTTCGGCAGCGATGCCGCCGAGGAAGCCTTCGTGCTCAATCGCACCCTCTCCGGCGGCGTGACCCTCAATGACGTGATCAAACACGTCGGCGTCGAGAGCCTGCCGTTTGGCGGCGTCGGCCCCAGCGGCATGGGCAGCTATCACGGCAAAGACGGCTTCCGTACCTTCAGCCATGCCAAGGCGGTATTCCGCCCGGCCGACGGCCCGGACCTGATGCGTCCGCCGTATGTCGAGCCGGTGCGTCAGATCGTTGGTTCGCTGATCACCCGTTGAGCCCAGTGAGCGACGGGCCGGGCCTGTCGCTCTTTCTCGAATCGAAGAGGTATGAGATGAAAGCTGCCGTTCTGCACAAACCAGGTACCCCGCTGGTCATCGAAGATGTCGGGATCAACAAACCGGGTCCGCGTGAAGTCCTGGTGCGTACCGTCGCCGTCGGCGTCTGCCACTCCGACCTGCATTTCGTCGACGGTGCCTATCCGCACCCGACACCGGTGGTACTCGGCCACGAAGCCTCCGGTATCGTCGAGCAAGTGGGTTCCGAAGTGCGCACGGTCAAGCCGGGCGATCACGTGGTCACCTGCTTGTCCGCCTATTGCGGTCACTGTGAGCATTGCGTCACCGGTCACCTGTCGCTGTGCGTGTCGCCGGACACCAAGCGCGGCAAGGACGATGAGCCACGCCTGACCTACGTACAGAAACCGATGACCCAGTTCCTCAACCTGTCGGCCTACGCCGAGCAGATGCTGGTGCATGAAAACGCGCTGGTCGCGATTCGTCGCGACATGCCGCTGGACCGTGCCGCGCTGCTCGGTTGCGCGGTCACCACCGGCACTGGCGCGGTGTTCAATACCGCCAAAGTGCGTCCGGGTGAGACCGTGGCGGTGATCGGCTGCGGCGGTATCGGCCTGGCCACCATCAACGGTGCGGCGCTGGCCGGTGCCGGGCGGATCATCGCCATCGACATGCTCGATTCCAAGTTGGAGCTGGCCAAGCAGTTCGGCGCCACCGACGTGATCAACGGCAAGAGCGGCGACGCGGTACAGCAGGTCATCGAGTTGACCAAGGGCGGCGTGCATTTCTCCTTCGAGTGCATCGGTCTCAAGCAGACCGCCGAGCAGGCTTTCGGCATGCTCAAGCGCGGCGGTACCGCTACCGTGATCGGCATGATCAAACCGGGCGTGAAGCTCGAGCTGCACGGACTGGACTTTCTCAGCGAAAAGAAGATCCAGGGCTCGTTCATGGGCTCTAACCGCTTCCCGGTCGACCTGCCACGCCTGACTGACTTCTACATGCAGGGCCGTCTGAAGCTCGACGAAATGATCTCCCAGCGCATCAAGCTGGAGCAGATCAACGAGGCCTTCGACGAGCTGCGCCGTGGCGAACTGGCCCGCTCGGTCATCGTCTTCGATCAGTAAAACCCCGTGCTGCACCGGCTGTTGTCGGTGCAGCCTGGTTAGTTGTTCTTCTCTCCAGAATGTCGCGTTGCCCCTGCAGAAATGTGGGAACGGACAAATACGAGGCGACCATGAAAACACGCATTACCGAAATGCTGGGCATCCAGTACCCGATCATCCAGGGCGGCATGATGTGGGTCGGCCGCGCCGAAATGGCCGCTGCCGTTTCCAACGCCGGCGGCCTGGGCATCATTACCGCGTTGACTCAGCCGACCCCCGAGGACCTGGCCCGCGAGATCGAGCGTTGCCGTTCGATGACCGACAAGCCGTTCGGCGTCAACCTGACCCTGCTGCCATCGATTAACCCGCCGCCGTATGCCAAGTACCTGGACGTGATCATCGAGAGTGGCGTCAAGGTGCTGGAAACTGCCGGCAACAATCCTGGCGAGCACATTGCCCGCGCCAAGGCCGCTGGCCTCAAGGTCATCCACAAGTGCGTGGCCATCCGGCACGCGCTGAAGGCCCAGAGCCTGGGTGTCGATGCCGTATCCATCGATGGTTTCGAGTGTGCCGGCCATCCGGGCGAAGAAGATATCGGCGGTCTGGTACTCATTCCGCTGGCGGTCCAGGTGCTGAGCATCCCGGTGGTCGCCTCCGGCGGCATCGCCGATGGCCGCGGCATGGCTGGAGCCATGGCACTCGGCGCCGAGGGCGTGAACATGGGCACGCGCTTCTGTGCCACGCAGGAGGCACCGATCCACGACAACATCAAGCAGGCGCTGGTCACTGCCAGCGAGCGCGATACCAACCTGGTACTGCGTACCCTGAAGAACACCTCGCGGGTACTGAAGAACACCACCTCCGACGAGGTGGTGAGCATCGAGCGTAAAGGTGGTGCGCAATTCGAGGATGTTCGCCACCTGATGACTGGCCAGCGCGGCCGCGTCTCGCTGGAGACCGGTACGCCGGATGACGGCATTCTCGCTGCCGGCCAGTGCGTCGGCCTGATCAACGACGTACCGACCTGCGCCGAGCTGCTCGAGCGCATGGTCGCCGAATGCCGTGCCAGCCTGAGCGCGGCGGCGGCCTGGGCCAACTGATCCAGCGTCCCGGCTCCGCCACTCAGGCGGGGCCGTCGGCCCCCAACGCGGAGAGCGAGCGTGGATTTCCAATTCAGTGACGAACAACAGATGCTGCGCGACATGCTCGCGCGCTATCTGGACGAGCAATACGATTTCGAGAGCCGCATGAAGGCCGTGGCGTCAGCCGATGGCTGGCGACCCGACTGCTGGCAGACCATGGCCAGTGAACTGGGCATCCTCTCCGCTGCATTCCCCGAGGCCCTCGGCGGCCTTGGTGGTGGCGCGGTGGAAAACCTCATCGTCATGGAAGCCTTCGGCCGCGCCCTGGCGCTTGAGCCCTACCTGGCTACCGTGGTGCTCGGTGGTGGTCTGCTCAAGCGTGCCGGTGGCGCGCTGGCCGAGGCGGTCATTCCGCAGATCATGGCCGGCGAAGTACGTATCGCCTGGGCGCAAAGTGAAGTGCAAAGCCGCTATTGCCTGCACGACGTGCAACTGACGGCGCACCGCGATGGCGATGCCTTCGTGCTCAACGGTCACAAGACCGTGGTGCTCGGCGCGCCGAGCGCCACCCATCTGCTGGTCAGCGCGCGCAGCGCCGGTCAGCGCCTGGAACGTGACGGTATCAGCCTGCTGCTGGTGGACAAGACCAGCGCCGGCATTCGCACTCAGGACTACCCGACCGTCGATGGCGGGCGTGCCGCGGAAATCTGGTTCGACGCTGTGCGGGTGCCCGCAGCCGCTTTGATCGGCGAGCAGGACCAAGGCCTGGCGTTGCTCGAAGCGGTGTTCGACGAGGCCGTGGTAGCGCTGTGCGCCGAGGCTGTCGGCATCATGCAGAAAATGCTCGACGACACCGTGGCCTATGCCAAGGAACGCAAGCAGTTCGGCGTGGCGATCGGCACGTTCCAGGCCCTGCAACACCGCATGGTCGACATGCACATCCACATCCAGCAGGCCACCGCGCTGACCTACATGGCAACCATGCAGCTGGACGGCTCCGTGCGTGAGCGGGCGATGGCCGCCAGCGCCGCCAAGGTGCGCGTCGGCCAGGCACTCAAGGCCGTCGGCCAGGGTGCCGTGCAAATCCACGGCGGCATGGGGATCACCGAGGAACTGGCGGTCGGTCATTACTTCAAGCGTGCCACCGTGATCGAACAGCAGTTCGGCTCGGTCGATCATCACCTGCGCCGTTATGGCGTGCTGGCCGGGGAGGCTGTCCATGAATCTTGAGTATTCCGCCGCCGAGCAGGCCTTCCGCGAGGAAGTCCGTAGCTGGATCGCCGAGGTGTTCGACGAGCAGCTGCGCGAGATGGTTGCCCAGTCGAAGAACGGCTACCTGGACAAGGAAGGCCAGCGCCGCTGGCAGAAGCTCCTGCACGCACGTGGCTGGGCCGCGCCGGACTGGCCGGCCGAGCATGGCGGGCCGGGTTGGACGCCGACCCAGCGCTTCCTGTTCCAGGCCGAGATCGCTGCCGCCGGCTGCCCGAAGGTCTCGCCGATGGGTCTGAAGATGGTCGCCCCGGTGATCATGCGCTTCGGCACTGAGGCGCAGAAGGCGCGTTTCCTGCCGGTCACCCTGGCTTCGGACATCTTCTGGTGCCAGGGCTATTCCGAGCCTGGCTCGGGTTCCGACCTGTCATCACTGCAGATGAAGGCGGTGCGTGACGGTGACCATTACGTGCTCAACGGCTCGAAGATCTGGACCACCCAGGCGCAATGGGCCGACTGGATGTTCTGTCTGGTGCGTACCAGTCGCGATGCCACCAAGCAGGCCGGCATCTCCTTCCTGTTGCTGGACATGACCGCGCCTGGCATCAAGGTCGATTCGATCCCGCTGCTGGACGGGCCGATGCCCGGCGAGCAGGAGGTCAACCAGGTGTTCTTCGAGGACGTGCGCGTCCCGGTCGAGAACCTGATCGGCGAAGAGGGCCAGGGCTGGACCTGTGCCAAGTACCTGCTGGAGTTCGAGCGCGGCGGCGCCTACGGCCCGACCCTGCGCCAGCAGCTGGCCAAGGTGCGCAAGATGGCCGCCGAGCAGCCCGCCGACAGAGGCGGCTGGCTGCTCAACGATCCGGACTTCCGCCGCAAGCTGCTGGAGCTGGAAATCCAGATCGCCGCGGTGGACGCCGCCGAGCTGCGGGTGTTCTCCGGGGTCAGCTCCGGTTCGTCGATTGGCGCGGCGTCGAGCATGATCAAGCTGGCCGGCACCGAGACGCTGCAGGCGATCACCGAGCTGGCCGTCGAGGCGGTGGGCCCGCAGGGCTGGCCGTTCATCCGCGATAGTTGGGCGGAGGTTTACGGCCGCGCCGAGGCACCGCGCCCCGGGCCGTCCTACGCCGGCTCGGTGCTGCCGCGCTATTTCAACTACCGCAAGACCTCGATCTACGGCGGTACCAGCGAAGTCCAGCGCAACATCATCGCCAAGCAGGTGCTCGGCCTGTAGGCCGGGTACCCCAAGGAGTATCCGACATGAGTGCCATGGACATTTCCAGCCCTGACGCCCCACCCGGCTTCGTGCCGATGCTTCGCCCGGACGGCAGGGCCGGCTTCGTGCAGAACTGCCGCGGGATGTACATCAATCACGCCACCGGCGAGATTGCCGCGCGCATCCTGGGCGAGCATCTCAATCCGCTGAACATCGCCCACGGTGGCTTCCTCGCGACCCTGGCGGATACCGCGTTTGGCGCGTTCATCCGTGTGCAGGCCGGCTTCGAGCTGCCGCCGGCCACTGTCGAGCTGAGCATGGACTACATCAGTCCGGCGCGGCCTGGACAGTGGATCGAGGCGCGGGTGGACATCCACAAGATCGGCCGCACGCTGTGCAACGCCAGTCTCGGGTTGTTCGACGGCGAGCGTCTGGTGGCGCGCGCCAAGGGCACCTTCATCGCCAATACGCAGAGCCTGCACGCGCCGGTTTCCGCGTCTCGGCAATCTTGATTCGACCAGGAGCAGCCCATGGCCGCGAATGAACAGACCAGCGCCGCAGCCCTTGGGCCCGAGGCGCAGTACCAGAACTTCCTGCAACAGGGCCGTTTCATGCTGCAGCGCAGCGTCTCCACCGGCCGCTATGTGTTTTATCCACGCGTACTGATCCCCGGGACCGGTGAAACCGATCTGGA is from Pseudomonas sp. LS44 and encodes:
- a CDS encoding Zn-dependent alcohol dehydrogenase codes for the protein MKAAVLHKPGTPLVIEDVGINKPGPREVLVRTVAVGVCHSDLHFVDGAYPHPTPVVLGHEASGIVEQVGSEVRTVKPGDHVVTCLSAYCGHCEHCVTGHLSLCVSPDTKRGKDDEPRLTYVQKPMTQFLNLSAYAEQMLVHENALVAIRRDMPLDRAALLGCAVTTGTGAVFNTAKVRPGETVAVIGCGGIGLATINGAALAGAGRIIAIDMLDSKLELAKQFGATDVINGKSGDAVQQVIELTKGGVHFSFECIGLKQTAEQAFGMLKRGGTATVIGMIKPGVKLELHGLDFLSEKKIQGSFMGSNRFPVDLPRLTDFYMQGRLKLDEMISQRIKLEQINEAFDELRRGELARSVIVFDQ
- a CDS encoding nitronate monooxygenase family protein, translating into MKTRITEMLGIQYPIIQGGMMWVGRAEMAAAVSNAGGLGIITALTQPTPEDLAREIERCRSMTDKPFGVNLTLLPSINPPPYAKYLDVIIESGVKVLETAGNNPGEHIARAKAAGLKVIHKCVAIRHALKAQSLGVDAVSIDGFECAGHPGEEDIGGLVLIPLAVQVLSIPVVASGGIADGRGMAGAMALGAEGVNMGTRFCATQEAPIHDNIKQALVTASERDTNLVLRTLKNTSRVLKNTTSDEVVSIERKGGAQFEDVRHLMTGQRGRVSLETGTPDDGILAAGQCVGLINDVPTCAELLERMVAECRASLSAAAAWAN
- a CDS encoding acyl-CoA dehydrogenase family protein, with translation MDFQFSDEQQMLRDMLARYLDEQYDFESRMKAVASADGWRPDCWQTMASELGILSAAFPEALGGLGGGAVENLIVMEAFGRALALEPYLATVVLGGGLLKRAGGALAEAVIPQIMAGEVRIAWAQSEVQSRYCLHDVQLTAHRDGDAFVLNGHKTVVLGAPSATHLLVSARSAGQRLERDGISLLLVDKTSAGIRTQDYPTVDGGRAAEIWFDAVRVPAAALIGEQDQGLALLEAVFDEAVVALCAEAVGIMQKMLDDTVAYAKERKQFGVAIGTFQALQHRMVDMHIHIQQATALTYMATMQLDGSVRERAMAASAAKVRVGQALKAVGQGAVQIHGGMGITEELAVGHYFKRATVIEQQFGSVDHHLRRYGVLAGEAVHES
- a CDS encoding acyl-CoA dehydrogenase family protein encodes the protein MNLEYSAAEQAFREEVRSWIAEVFDEQLREMVAQSKNGYLDKEGQRRWQKLLHARGWAAPDWPAEHGGPGWTPTQRFLFQAEIAAAGCPKVSPMGLKMVAPVIMRFGTEAQKARFLPVTLASDIFWCQGYSEPGSGSDLSSLQMKAVRDGDHYVLNGSKIWTTQAQWADWMFCLVRTSRDATKQAGISFLLLDMTAPGIKVDSIPLLDGPMPGEQEVNQVFFEDVRVPVENLIGEEGQGWTCAKYLLEFERGGAYGPTLRQQLAKVRKMAAEQPADRGGWLLNDPDFRRKLLELEIQIAAVDAAELRVFSGVSSGSSIGAASSMIKLAGTETLQAITELAVEAVGPQGWPFIRDSWAEVYGRAEAPRPGPSYAGSVLPRYFNYRKTSIYGGTSEVQRNIIAKQVLGL
- a CDS encoding PaaI family thioesterase, which produces MSAMDISSPDAPPGFVPMLRPDGRAGFVQNCRGMYINHATGEIAARILGEHLNPLNIAHGGFLATLADTAFGAFIRVQAGFELPPATVELSMDYISPARPGQWIEARVDIHKIGRTLCNASLGLFDGERLVARAKGTFIANTQSLHAPVSASRQS